Within the Syntrophorhabdus sp. genome, the region TCATATGGTGAAATCGTTACTCAGGTCTGTTGGAGCCGCTCTCGCGGTGACGCTGATCCCGGCCATAGAGGTCCTGGCTGAACAGGCGGCACAGGAAGGTGCCTCCGCCGCCTCCCTGGGGAGGACCATCGGCCTCGCGGTGGCAGCCGCTTTCGCCGTTGGCGTGAGCATTCTCGGGGCGGGTTACGCGGTGGGAAAGATCGGTTCGGCCGCGCTCGGCGCAGCGGTGGAGAAGCCCGAACTCCTTACCCGGAGCATCCTCTTTGTCGCGCTCGCTGAGGGGCTTGCAGTGCTCGGCTTCGCCATAGCAATGATGCTGTTGCAGAAGATCTAGGAGGGGTCATGAAGTTCTTCTGCATCGCGGACGAAGACACCGTGAGAGGTTTCCGGCTGGCAGGCGTTGCCGGCGCGGCGGCCGCCACGGCGGGTGAGACCTCCCGGGTGCTCGAGAGGGCGATGGGGGAACCTGATTGTGCCATCATCATTCTCACCTCGACTGTTGCGGACCTCATTCGCGACAGCGTGGAGGAGTTGAGGCTCGAGAGGGATTGTCCGCTCATCGTTGAAATTCCCGGGCCGGAGGGACGAGCGGCCGGAACGAGGAGCCTCAGGGACTTCGTTCAGGAGGCCGTGGGCATCCGGCTGGGAAAAAGCGAGGGACCTTAAATGAGCATGACCGAACATGATCCTTCAGCGGTGCTCCGCCAGGAGATC harbors:
- a CDS encoding ATPase is translated as MVKSLLRSVGAALAVTLIPAIEVLAEQAAQEGASAASLGRTIGLAVAAAFAVGVSILGAGYAVGKIGSAALGAAVEKPELLTRSILFVALAEGLAVLGFAIAMMLLQKI